The segment TGCAAGGCGGCGCCGCCGTAACTCGACGGGAGGAGGCAGAGGCGCGCATCGCCGAAGTCAGGTGAATCGTCGTCGCCTCTGAAGGTTAAGGTCTCAGCGCCTCCGAAGATCCCGTTGAAGGCCGCGACCGGGTGTCGCTAGCGCGCTGCGGTGGCGATCATGGACGCGGAGTCATAGAGTCACTACTGGCTGACATCGTGTCGGCCGAAACGACGGGAGACAGACATGTCCGACAAAGACAACACCGACGACAAGACCGCACAAGACGCCCCACTCACCGACGAAGAAGCCCAATCCGTGCAAGGCGGCCGCCGCCAGGGCGACCCGTCTGCCTCGTCGGCTCTTCTGGCCTCTGAAGCAGTCGCTAAAGAAAGCTAGGGCCTCAGCGCCTCCGAAGATCCTCTTGAACGGCTGCGCTCGATTGGCGCCGCCGAGGCTGGACCAGGTGCAAGTGCGCCTCCAAGTTGGCCCCGCGCCGCCGCGCCGCCACGTCCAGCCGAGACGCAGTCCCCGACGTTAGACGGCGGGCTGGTGGCGGGTGAGGAACTCCCGCGCCGCCGCCTGAGCTTCCTCGGCGTGAGGGCTGAGCCAGAACCCGAGGTGAGAGCCCTCCTCGACCCAAAACCGCTCAGCGCCGGGGATGTGCTCATAGGCGTAAACGCCGTCGTAGAACTTCACGTCCGCGTCGTGAGTGCCGTGGACGATGAGGCTCGGGCACTGGACTTGCTCCACCGGCAGATGGGTGAGTGTGCGAAAGAGCGCCATGTCGTTCTCAGTCCCTGCCTTGCGAGGACCGTAAGGACTCATCGTGTTCATGAACGCCCGCACGAACTCAACAGCCTGCGGAGATCTGAGCGCGCGCTCAATGTGGGCCTTGATCTGATCCTTGGTGAAGTACCCCTCTGACTTGAAGATCTCCTGGAGGAACCACTCGGGTTTCTTCTCCCCAATCACCTTGAGCAGTCGCTGCCCCGACGATGTCGTGAAGATGGCCTGGGAGATCGCGCCTGCGGTCTCGGGCATGTCGTAGAAACCGCTCACAGCGTCGATCGCCACCATAGCCCACACCCTGTCCGGGTGACGGACCGCGAACATGTAGCCGGGCGGACCACCAGCCGACGCGGAGACCACCGCCACCCGATCAACATTGAGGACGTCCAGCAAAGCGGCGAACAGGTCGGCCTGATCCTCTATT is part of the Candidatus Nanopelagicales bacterium genome and harbors:
- a CDS encoding alpha/beta hydrolase, whose product is MSEHEELLPGITIEPKVIQTALGPVEYDLSPGDGPVILCSHGGLGGVDQARLMLDWLDPAEYRLLSVSRPGYLGTPLESGAGIEDQADLFAALLDVLNVDRVAVVSASAGGPPGYMFAVRHPDRVWAMVAIDAVSGFYDMPETAGAISQAIFTTSSGQRLLKVIGEKKPEWFLQEIFKSEGYFTKDQIKAHIERALRSPQAVEFVRAFMNTMSPYGPRKAGTENDMALFRTLTHLPVEQVQCPSLIVHGTHDADVKFYDGVYAYEHIPGAERFWVEEGSHLGFWLSPHAEEAQAAAREFLTRHQPAV